The Candidatus Liberimonas magnetica genome window below encodes:
- a CDS encoding Rrf2 family transcriptional regulator yields MKISFKGDYALKIILDLSLSYKKGLSQIRDISKRLDIPEKYLEQIVTILKGAKYIKTQRGPKGGISLSKAPNQITLGEVIRLMEGPTSPVTCVSKSCYTRCNFESKCSFKSVWEDVRDRVNEVVDKTTFQDMVEKTIKMNRKNILDYNI; encoded by the coding sequence ATGAAGATATCTTTTAAAGGCGACTATGCACTTAAAATAATACTCGACCTGTCATTGTCTTACAAAAAAGGGCTTTCCCAGATACGGGATATTTCAAAAAGGCTGGATATCCCGGAAAAATATTTAGAACAGATAGTAACCATATTAAAAGGCGCGAAATACATAAAAACACAAAGAGGGCCGAAAGGCGGGATTTCCCTGTCCAAAGCTCCAAACCAGATTACCTTAGGCGAGGTTATCCGCTTAATGGAGGGCCCCACATCCCCTGTCACCTGCGTAAGCAAATCGTGCTATACAAGATGTAACTTTGAATCAAAGTGCTCCTTTAAAAGCGTTTGGGAAGATGTCCGAGACAGGGTTAATGAAGTAGTGGATAAAACAACATTTCAGGATATGGTAGAAAAAACCATTAAAATGAACAGGAAAAACATTTTAGACTATAACATATAA
- the amrS gene encoding AmmeMemoRadiSam system radical SAM enzyme, with the protein MKKNIVLILSLIFLMHMPLSGKEARFWEKLAAGQVQCLLCPRECIIEDGKTGVCTVRRNKGGKLISLVYAKPASINIDPIEKKPLFHFLPGTETLSIATPGCNLRCVFCQNWSLSQALPDEIQTHDLMPEDVVRLARDKNCPSISYTYSEPTVFYEYMYDTAWLAKQHKIKNVMISCGYINPEPLKKLCGVLDAANIDLKGFSNSVYRWVAGAKLDPVLETLKVLKQNGVWVEVGYLVIPTVNDKDEDMKALLDWYVENLGTDVPMHLLRFFPQHKLTNLPPTPLATLEKFYLEARKKGLHYVYLGNVPGHKANNTYCQKCEKMIIEREGYFLKQFKLAGGKCKFCGQKIPGVWK; encoded by the coding sequence ATGAAAAAAAATATAGTTCTGATTTTATCATTAATATTTTTGATGCACATGCCTTTGTCCGGGAAAGAGGCGAGGTTCTGGGAAAAACTTGCCGCGGGCCAGGTACAATGCCTGCTTTGCCCCAGGGAATGCATTATAGAGGATGGTAAAACCGGTGTTTGTACCGTAAGGAGAAATAAAGGGGGGAAGCTTATAAGCCTTGTCTATGCAAAACCCGCATCTATCAATATCGATCCTATAGAGAAAAAACCACTGTTCCATTTTCTGCCGGGTACAGAAACATTATCGATAGCAACCCCGGGGTGCAACCTTAGATGCGTGTTCTGCCAGAATTGGAGTTTGTCTCAGGCTCTGCCTGATGAGATCCAGACTCATGACCTTATGCCTGAGGATGTGGTAAGGCTTGCAAGGGATAAAAACTGTCCTTCCATTTCATACACCTACAGCGAACCTACGGTCTTCTATGAATATATGTATGATACCGCCTGGCTTGCCAAACAGCATAAGATAAAGAACGTCATGATCTCCTGCGGGTATATAAACCCTGAACCGCTAAAAAAATTATGCGGGGTGCTGGATGCCGCGAATATCGACCTGAAAGGTTTTTCAAACTCGGTTTACCGCTGGGTAGCTGGCGCAAAACTTGACCCAGTGCTTGAAACACTGAAGGTATTGAAGCAAAACGGTGTCTGGGTCGAAGTTGGATATTTGGTCATACCTACGGTAAATGACAAAGACGAGGACATGAAAGCATTGCTGGACTGGTACGTTGAGAATCTGGGAACCGATGTCCCAATGCATCTTCTGAGGTTTTTCCCGCAGCACAAACTCACGAACCTTCCTCCGACTCCTTTAGCAACTCTTGAGAAGTTTTATCTTGAAGCAAGAAAGAAAGGCCTGCATTATGTCTATCTCGGGAATGTGCCGGGGCATAAGGCAAATAATACTTATTGCCAGAAATGCGAAAAAATGATAATTGAACGGGAAGGGTATTTTTTAAAGCAGTTTAAACTGGCCGGAGGCAAATGCAAGTTTTGCGGCCAGAAAATCCCCGGAGTGTGGAAATAG